A genomic segment from Glycine soja cultivar W05 chromosome 20, ASM419377v2, whole genome shotgun sequence encodes:
- the LOC114403301 gene encoding chaperone protein dnaJ 15-like, with amino-acid sequence MGMGSKMEGPSTPAIRRDPYEVLSVSKDSTDQEIKTAYRKLALKYHPDKNASNPEASELFKEVAYSYSILSDPEKRRQYDSAGFEALDADSMDMEIDLSNLGTVNTMFAALFSKLGVPIKTTISANVLEEALNGTVTVRPLPIGSSVSGKVEKQCAHFFGVTINEQQAESGIVVRVTSTAQSKFKLLYFEQDANGGYGLALQEDSEKTGKVTSAGMYFLHFQVYRMDSTVNALAMAKDPEGAFFKRLEGLQPCEVSELKPGTHIFAVYGDNFFKTASYMIEAVCAKSYEDTTQKLKDNEAQILRKRNELRQFEAEYRKALARYQEVTDRYTKEKQSVDELLKQRDGIHSSFTTVKSTNFSGSGSNLSNGSSSKINGDESPGEDGGSDGKDKSGKKKWFNLNLRGSDKKLI; translated from the exons ATGGGGATGGGTTCTAAAATGGAAGGACCGTCTACCCCAGCAATTCGACGTGACCCATACGAGGTATTGTCCGTGTCGAAAGACTCAACCGATCAAGAAATTAAAACGGCTTACAGAAAGCTTGCTCTTAA GTATCACCCTGATAAGAATGCTAGCAATCCTGAAGCTTCGGAGCTATTTAAAGAGGTTGCATATTCTTATAGTATCTTGTCTGACCCAGAAAAGAGAAGGCAGTATGACAGTGCTGGATTTGAG GCACTTGATGCTGATAGCATGGACATGGAAATTGATTTATCTAATCTTGGGACTGTGAACACAATGTTTGCAGCTTTATTCAG CAAACTGGGTGTCCCTATCAAGACTACCATTTCAGCTAATGTTCTTGAAGAAGCTCTGAATGGAACAGTTACAGTCAGACCCCTTCCAATTGGATCATCAGTCAGTGGAAAG GTAGAGAAGCAATGTGCTCATTTCTTTGGTGTGACAATAAATGAGCAGCAAGCTGAGTCAGGCATTGTAGTAAGAGTTACTTCAACTGCACAAAGCAAATTTAAG TTGCTCTACTTTGAACAAGATGCGAATGGAGGCTATGGTTTGGCATTGCAG GAAGACAGTGAGAAGACTGGCAAGGTGACATCTGCAGGAATGTATTTCTTACATTTTCAAGTGTATAGAATGGATTCAACGGTGAATGCG TTAGCGATGGCCAAGGATCCTGAAGGGGccttttttaaaagattggaaGGTCTTCAACCTTGTGAAGTCTCGGAACTAAAGCCTGGCACTCATATCTTCGCTGTTTATG GAGATAACTTCTTTAAGACTGCTAGCTATATGATTGAGGCAGTATGTGCAAAATCATATGAAGATACCACCCAAAAACTGAAGGACAATGAAGCTCAAATTTTAAGAAAGAGGAATGAGCTACGCCAATTTGAAGCAGAATATAGAAAG GCATTGGCACGCTATCAGGAAGTGACAGACAGAtacacaaaagaaaaacaatct GTAGATGAGCTTCTGAAACAAAGGGATGGTATCCATTCTTCTTTCACCACTGTGAAGTCAACCAATTTTAGTGGAAGTGGTAGTAATTTAAGCAATGGAAGTTCTAGCAAAATTAATGGCGACGAGAGCCCCGGGGAAGATGGAGGGTCAGATGGCAAGGATAAATCAGGCAAAAAGAAATGGTTTAATTTGAATCTTAGGGGTTCTGATAAGAAGttgatttaa
- the LOC114403079 gene encoding uncharacterized protein LOC114403079 isoform X3, whose protein sequence is MATHRLALIIQNPSNDDEFLLVKQSRPPKFHDEEYDSFVDSDLWDLPSAQLNPLLAESEPPVELELAVSHSESQDVDLRKFDIRSALNEVFGQLGFGAVDGGGWKFHKYVKEAAFGPDLPVNTVFIVGKLVAAEDKDFRDSYRWKSVRSCLNWILEVKPHGDRVGPLVVIGLINESSISTKWKVPPAINYQEYPPGNIIIPMGSRTLRPFHTTNLVVFAPENVSNDSGENNFIVRGDALIVDPGCLSEFYGELEKIVTALPRRLVIFVTHHHPDHVDGLSVIQKCNPDATLLAHEKTMHRISRDVWSLGYTPVTGDEDIDIGGQRLRVIFAPGHTDGHMALLHANTHSLIVGDHCVGQGSATLDIKAGGNMSEYFQTTYKFLELSPHALIPMHGRVNVWPKQMLCGYLKNRRSREANIVKAIEGGAKSLFDIIVYVYSDVDRRAWIAASSNVRLHVDHLAQQHKLPKVPLLWYSP, encoded by the exons ATGGCAACTCACAGACTCGCTTTGATCATCCAAAACCCTTCGAACGACGACGAGTTTTTGCTCGTGAAGCAGTCGCGTCCTCCCAAATTCCACGATGAAGAATACGACTCTTTCGTCGATTCTGATCTCTGGGACTTGCCCTCGGCGCAGTTGAACCCGCTGCTTGCAGAATCAGAGCCACCGGTTGAGTTGGAACTTGCGGTCTCGCATTCGGAATCCCAGGACGTCGATTTGAGGAAATTCGACATCCGTTCGGCTCTCAACGAG GTGTTTGGACAATTAGGGTTTGGGGCGGTTGACGGAGGAGGTTGGAAGTTCCATAAGTATGTGAAGGAAGCTGCCTTTGGACCCGATTTACCCGTCAACACTGTCTTCATTGTTGGAAAATTGGTAGCAGCTGAGGACAAGGACTTTAGAG ATTCATATAGATGGAAATCTGTCCGAAGTTGTCTTAACTGGATTCTGGAAGTGAAACCACATGGAGATCGGGTTGGACCATTGGTAGTTATTGGTCTTATAAACGAATCATCTATCTCTACAAAATGGAAAGTCCCTCCTGCCATAAACTATCAG gaGTACCCGCCTGGTAATATAATTATACCTATGGGAAGTAGGACATTAAGGCCTTTTCACACAACAAATTTGGTGGTGTTTGCACCTGAAAATGTTTCAAATGATTCAGGGGAAAACAATTTTATTGTACGTGGAGATGCACTAATAGTTGATCCAGGATGCCTATCAGAATTCTATGGAGAG CTAGAGAAAATTGTTACTGCTTTGCCAAGACGACTAGTGATCTTTGTCACTCATCATCATCCTGATCATGTAGATG GTCTCTCAGTTATCCAGAAGTGCAATCCTGACGCTACTTTGCTTGCACATGAAAAGACCATGCATCGTATAAGCAGAG ATGTTTGGTCACTTGGCTATACCCCAGTTACGGGAGATGAAGACATTGACATTGGTGGTCAGAGATTGAGAGTTATTTTTGCACCG GGACATACAGATGGTCATATGGCACTGCTTCATGCAAATACTCATTCCTTGATAGTAGGTGATCACTGTGTGGG TCAGGGAAGTGCCACCTTGGACATAAAAGCTGGTGGAAATATGTCT GAATACTTCCAAACCACGTACAAATTTTTGGAGCTTTCACCACATGCTTTAATACCAATGCATGGGAGAGTTAATGTCTGGCCAAAGCAGATGCTGTGTGGATACCTAAA gaATCGTAGGAGTAGAGAAGCTAATATTGTGAAGGCAATTGAAGGTGGAGCAAAATCTTTGTTTGACATTATAGTATATGTATATTCTGATGTTGACCGCCGTGCCTGGATTGCTGCATCATCAAATGTGAGGCTCCATGTGGATCATCTAGCCCAACAACACAAGTTACCAAAG GTCCCTCTCCTTTGGTATAGTCCCTGA
- the LOC114403079 gene encoding uncharacterized protein LOC114403079 isoform X2, with translation MATHRLALIIQNPSNDDEFLLVKQSRPPKFHDEEYDSFVDSDLWDLPSAQLNPLLAESEPPVELELAVSHSESQDVDLRKFDIRSALNEVFGQLGFGAVDGGGWKFHKYVKEAAFGPDLPVNTVFIVGKLVAAEDKDFRDSYRWKSVRSCLNWILEVKPHGDRVGPLVVIGLINESSISTKWKVPPAINYQEYPPGNIIIPMGSRTLRPFHTTNLVVFAPENVSNDSGENNFIVRGDALIVDPGCLSEFYGELEKIVTALPRRLVIFVTHHHPDHVDGLSVIQKCNPDATLLAHEKTMHRISRDVWSLGYTPVTGDEDIDIGGQRLRVIFAPGHTDGHMALLHANTHSLIVGDHCVGQGSATLDIKAGGNMSEYFQTTYKFLELSPHALIPMHGRVNVWPKQMLCGYLKNRRSREANIVKAIEGGAKSLFDIIVYVYSDVDRRAWIAASSNVRLHVDHLAQQHKLPKDFSLETYKSSLDTFAESVGKL, from the exons ATGGCAACTCACAGACTCGCTTTGATCATCCAAAACCCTTCGAACGACGACGAGTTTTTGCTCGTGAAGCAGTCGCGTCCTCCCAAATTCCACGATGAAGAATACGACTCTTTCGTCGATTCTGATCTCTGGGACTTGCCCTCGGCGCAGTTGAACCCGCTGCTTGCAGAATCAGAGCCACCGGTTGAGTTGGAACTTGCGGTCTCGCATTCGGAATCCCAGGACGTCGATTTGAGGAAATTCGACATCCGTTCGGCTCTCAACGAG GTGTTTGGACAATTAGGGTTTGGGGCGGTTGACGGAGGAGGTTGGAAGTTCCATAAGTATGTGAAGGAAGCTGCCTTTGGACCCGATTTACCCGTCAACACTGTCTTCATTGTTGGAAAATTGGTAGCAGCTGAGGACAAGGACTTTAGAG ATTCATATAGATGGAAATCTGTCCGAAGTTGTCTTAACTGGATTCTGGAAGTGAAACCACATGGAGATCGGGTTGGACCATTGGTAGTTATTGGTCTTATAAACGAATCATCTATCTCTACAAAATGGAAAGTCCCTCCTGCCATAAACTATCAG gaGTACCCGCCTGGTAATATAATTATACCTATGGGAAGTAGGACATTAAGGCCTTTTCACACAACAAATTTGGTGGTGTTTGCACCTGAAAATGTTTCAAATGATTCAGGGGAAAACAATTTTATTGTACGTGGAGATGCACTAATAGTTGATCCAGGATGCCTATCAGAATTCTATGGAGAG CTAGAGAAAATTGTTACTGCTTTGCCAAGACGACTAGTGATCTTTGTCACTCATCATCATCCTGATCATGTAGATG GTCTCTCAGTTATCCAGAAGTGCAATCCTGACGCTACTTTGCTTGCACATGAAAAGACCATGCATCGTATAAGCAGAG ATGTTTGGTCACTTGGCTATACCCCAGTTACGGGAGATGAAGACATTGACATTGGTGGTCAGAGATTGAGAGTTATTTTTGCACCG GGACATACAGATGGTCATATGGCACTGCTTCATGCAAATACTCATTCCTTGATAGTAGGTGATCACTGTGTGGG TCAGGGAAGTGCCACCTTGGACATAAAAGCTGGTGGAAATATGTCT GAATACTTCCAAACCACGTACAAATTTTTGGAGCTTTCACCACATGCTTTAATACCAATGCATGGGAGAGTTAATGTCTGGCCAAAGCAGATGCTGTGTGGATACCTAAA gaATCGTAGGAGTAGAGAAGCTAATATTGTGAAGGCAATTGAAGGTGGAGCAAAATCTTTGTTTGACATTATAGTATATGTATATTCTGATGTTGACCGCCGTGCCTGGATTGCTGCATCATCAAATGTGAGGCTCCATGTGGATCATCTAGCCCAACAACACAAGTTACCAAAG GatttctctctagaaacttACAAATCCAGTTTGGATACATTTGCTGAGAGTGTGGGTAAACTATAA
- the LOC114403079 gene encoding uncharacterized protein LOC114403079 isoform X1, with protein sequence MATHRLALIIQNPSNDDEFLLVKQSRPPKFHDEEYDSFVDSDLWDLPSAQLNPLLAESEPPVELELAVSHSESQDVDLRKFDIRSALNEVFGQLGFGAVDGGGWKFHKYVKEAAFGPDLPVNTVFIVGKLVAAEDKDFRDSYRWKSVRSCLNWILEVKPHGDRVGPLVVIGLINESSISTKWKVPPAINYQEYPPGNIIIPMGSRTLRPFHTTNLVVFAPENVSNDSGENNFIVRGDALIVDPGCLSEFYGELEKIVTALPRRLVIFVTHHHPDHVDGLSVIQKCNPDATLLAHEKTMHRISRDVWSLGYTPVTGDEDIDIGGQRLRVIFAPGHTDGHMALLHANTHSLIVGDHCVGQGSATLDIKAGGNMSEYFQTTYKFLELSPHALIPMHGRVNVWPKQMLCGYLKNRRSREANIVKAIEGGAKSLFDIIVYVYSDVDRRAWIAASSNVRLHVDHLAQQHKLPKDFSIQKFKNTCGLHFLSRWIWAYGSGSLSHQIGKSPFLVAGVLAGIAGIAVLYCQRKFTK encoded by the exons ATGGCAACTCACAGACTCGCTTTGATCATCCAAAACCCTTCGAACGACGACGAGTTTTTGCTCGTGAAGCAGTCGCGTCCTCCCAAATTCCACGATGAAGAATACGACTCTTTCGTCGATTCTGATCTCTGGGACTTGCCCTCGGCGCAGTTGAACCCGCTGCTTGCAGAATCAGAGCCACCGGTTGAGTTGGAACTTGCGGTCTCGCATTCGGAATCCCAGGACGTCGATTTGAGGAAATTCGACATCCGTTCGGCTCTCAACGAG GTGTTTGGACAATTAGGGTTTGGGGCGGTTGACGGAGGAGGTTGGAAGTTCCATAAGTATGTGAAGGAAGCTGCCTTTGGACCCGATTTACCCGTCAACACTGTCTTCATTGTTGGAAAATTGGTAGCAGCTGAGGACAAGGACTTTAGAG ATTCATATAGATGGAAATCTGTCCGAAGTTGTCTTAACTGGATTCTGGAAGTGAAACCACATGGAGATCGGGTTGGACCATTGGTAGTTATTGGTCTTATAAACGAATCATCTATCTCTACAAAATGGAAAGTCCCTCCTGCCATAAACTATCAG gaGTACCCGCCTGGTAATATAATTATACCTATGGGAAGTAGGACATTAAGGCCTTTTCACACAACAAATTTGGTGGTGTTTGCACCTGAAAATGTTTCAAATGATTCAGGGGAAAACAATTTTATTGTACGTGGAGATGCACTAATAGTTGATCCAGGATGCCTATCAGAATTCTATGGAGAG CTAGAGAAAATTGTTACTGCTTTGCCAAGACGACTAGTGATCTTTGTCACTCATCATCATCCTGATCATGTAGATG GTCTCTCAGTTATCCAGAAGTGCAATCCTGACGCTACTTTGCTTGCACATGAAAAGACCATGCATCGTATAAGCAGAG ATGTTTGGTCACTTGGCTATACCCCAGTTACGGGAGATGAAGACATTGACATTGGTGGTCAGAGATTGAGAGTTATTTTTGCACCG GGACATACAGATGGTCATATGGCACTGCTTCATGCAAATACTCATTCCTTGATAGTAGGTGATCACTGTGTGGG TCAGGGAAGTGCCACCTTGGACATAAAAGCTGGTGGAAATATGTCT GAATACTTCCAAACCACGTACAAATTTTTGGAGCTTTCACCACATGCTTTAATACCAATGCATGGGAGAGTTAATGTCTGGCCAAAGCAGATGCTGTGTGGATACCTAAA gaATCGTAGGAGTAGAGAAGCTAATATTGTGAAGGCAATTGAAGGTGGAGCAAAATCTTTGTTTGACATTATAGTATATGTATATTCTGATGTTGACCGCCGTGCCTGGATTGCTGCATCATCAAATGTGAGGCTCCATGTGGATCATCTAGCCCAACAACACAAGTTACCAAAG GATTTTTCAATCCAGAAGTTCAAAAATACCTGTGGGCTGCATTTTCTATCTCGATGGATATGGGCTTACGGTAGTGGCAGTTTGTCACATCAAATAGGGAAATCTCCATTTCTTGTTGCCGGTGTTCTTGCTGGCATTGCTGGCATTGCTGTATTGTACTGTCAACGAAAGTTCACTAAATAG